The following proteins are encoded in a genomic region of Haloarcula marina:
- a CDS encoding amidohydrolase family protein has product MLELEHEFRIVDIHARVEPDETRRPRAGIGDPEQLEREMHQAGVVRSVVYPGPREDGYLKANNAVARMSVGRPLVAFARVNGSRDVTTGPSIRLRNLTGRRSDDHTSPGDIEKYAYDDRFYGFKLHPPKDGLPDEEVLEELADVSLPVIVHGGADCSPKKVANELLPYDFPVILSHFGGHPLRKELMNDAIDRLDDHDHLYLDTSVVRYREPLERAIREHPDRVLFGSGAPHAHPNVAVMEILTLDVSEDAMKKVFSNNPGRVVEELAP; this is encoded by the coding sequence ATGCTGGAGTTGGAACACGAGTTCCGAATCGTCGACATCCACGCCCGGGTCGAACCCGACGAAACCCGACGGCCGCGGGCGGGAATAGGCGACCCGGAGCAACTCGAACGGGAGATGCATCAGGCAGGGGTCGTCCGCTCCGTCGTCTATCCGGGACCGCGCGAGGACGGCTATCTGAAGGCGAACAACGCCGTCGCCCGGATGTCCGTCGGTCGCCCGCTGGTCGCGTTCGCCCGCGTCAACGGCTCTCGGGACGTGACGACCGGGCCGAGCATTCGCCTGCGCAACCTCACCGGCCGCCGGAGCGACGACCACACCTCGCCCGGCGACATCGAGAAGTACGCCTACGACGACCGCTTCTACGGCTTCAAACTCCATCCGCCGAAAGACGGCCTTCCGGACGAGGAAGTCTTGGAAGAACTGGCCGACGTGTCGCTCCCGGTCATCGTCCACGGCGGTGCGGACTGTTCGCCGAAGAAAGTCGCCAACGAACTGCTCCCCTACGACTTCCCGGTGATCCTCTCGCACTTCGGCGGCCACCCGCTCCGGAAGGAATTGATGAACGACGCCATCGACCGACTGGACGACCACGACCACCTGTATCTGGACACGAGCGTGGTCCGCTATCGAGAACCGCTCGAACGGGCCATCAGGGAGCACCCCGACCGGGTATTGTTCGGGAGCGGCGCGCCCCACGCCCACCCGAACGTGGCGGTCATGGAGATACTCACACTAGACGTGTCCGAGGACGCGATGAAGAAGGTGTTCTCGAACAACCCGGGCCGCGTAGTCGAGGAACTCGCGCCGTGA